The Planctomycetia bacterium DNA window GCCCGCAACCAAGGCGACGCCAGCATGACGATGACCGGCGACCTCGTCGGCACGTTGCGCTACATGAGCCCCGAACAGGCGCTGGCCAAACGCATCACTGTCGACCACCGCACGGACATCTATTCGCTCGGCGTGACGCTGTACGAACTGTTGACCTTGCGCCCCGCATTCCCCAGCAACGACCGCCAAGAGACGCTGCGGCAGATCGCTTTCGAAGAACCGACCGCGCCACGCAAGCTCGACAAGTCGATTCCGGAAGAATTGAAAACCATCATCCTGAAAGCGATGGAGAAGAACCCTGAGGATCGCTACGCCACGGCCCGCGACGTGGCGGACGATTTGCAAAGGTGGGTAGAGCATAAGCCGATCGTGGCGAGAGCGCCGGGAATCGGTCGCAGGGCTATGAAACTCACCCGTCGCTACGCAGGCATTGTCACCACTGCTTCTGTCGCGCTTTGCATTCTGGTCATCGTGTTGGCGTGCTCCCTACTACTGTTGAACACTGCGTTTCAGAAGGAAGCACAACAACGTCAACTTGCGGAGTTTGAAGCCAACTTGGGACAGGAAGTCTTGACCAATGCTCTCGAAGTGATTGATCGCACGATCTTGACTTTGGGAGTAAGGGAATTGAAGCGATACCCAGAAACGCAAGAATTGCAATTCCGACTTGTGACTGATGCCTTGTCAGTCTGCGAAAAGATGCTTCGCGACGCTGGCGATGTGGGCGCGGCAGTCCGCGTGCTGAACATGACTCAGTACCTTGCTCGCGTAGAACGACAGCGTGGCAATGCTGAAGTCGCGGCCGCATTGGAGGAACGCGCACGGGCGGTTGTAACTGAGTTGAGCGAGCAGAGTACGCGTGACCCTGCATTGGCAGCGACTCTGGTGGACGAGATTACGGAAGGACTCGCACTCAGTGATGTCGCTAAACACCAATCCATCACGGCAGACCTGCTCTTTCAACTCCTCCCGCAGTTCCGCCGAATACCGCAGAACAGCGAGAATTTCTACCTTGAGGCCTTGGCTGCCGAAGGTGTGTCGCGCTCTGCTGAATTATCAAACAAGAATAAGCTCAAATTGCTGGCCGATTTGGTTGAGCGGGGCCAAGTTCATGAAGCCGGTTTGTTAGACCAGTATCTAGTCCCTGTCGCATTTTCCACGCTCTATCAGGCCATGGCAAGGCTTTACGAAGAGGACGCCGAGAATGCGATGGCAGCCGTCGCCTGGGGGCATGCGGCAGAGTACCAGGAACGATTCTTTCGCCACTCCAAGCAGCCTGGCTATGGAACTGTCGCCGCGCGTTGTCTCCTGGAGCAAGCGGAAGTGGCGCTGCCTGAAGATCGCGAAGAGTTGTTCGCGAAAGCATTGGAACTTGCTGCTCCTCGTGAGCGAGAACAGGCTATCGCAACCGGACAACTAGCAGCTGTCCTGTTGCGTCAGAACAAGCTTCAGGAGGCAGAGAAACTGGCAACCCGATCCGTCGAAATCTGGAGGCTTTTGCTGAAGGAATCGTCCGGGTTAGACATCCAGACCTGGTTTCCGTCCAATCCGACGATTTCGCTGAGTTACGAGACACTGGGCGAAGTGCTCGAACTGAAGGGAGAGCGAAAAGAGGTCGCGTCGCTGTTCGAGGAAGAGATCACGATGTGGAGAAAATTCACCGAAAGTGTTGATCCGCCAGACCAGGTTTGCGTTAGAGAACTAGCGCGGGCGCAGTTTGCCTACGGGGCATTCGAGATCGTCGCCGGAAATCGCAAGGAAGCCCGTCCGCCATATCAATCGGCGCTAAACGATACTCGACAATCGCTTTTGCAAGTCAGTCGATACCCACGCGGACTTCCGGCATTGCACCGCCTCCTCGCGTATCAACTGTTGATGAGTCCTGCAGTGCGGTGGCGCGACCATCAAAGTGCGTTTGCGCACTTGGTCGAAGCGAGAAGCACGTCTGACAACAAAGAAGGCGTAGAGTATATTGAAGCCCTTCATAGCCTTCGCACTGGCAACTCCGCTGCTGCCATTGAAACACTGCGATCCCATAAGCCTTCGATGGCCTTGGCGCTAGCTTATGCGTTAGTGCCGGACGAAGACGCAGCAATTAATGTTGTGAGCAAGGTTCACGTTGAGACAGAGCACATCTATTCTGGCCGGGGAGGGCTGCGCGAATATGAAGTGCAGTTACGCGAGCTCGCGAAGATCCTCGCAATCGATGTCCGCGAAATGAAACTCGCCACGCCGTTTCTCGAACGCTGGATACGCCGGCCGCTGCCAGGGAAAACGGATTGATCCGATCCCTTCATCGACTCCCCAAAACGCGTGCCTAGGGGGCGCGTCTCGATCGCCGTGCGCGCCGAAAGAGATATCGGTGCAACTTCACGACAGCCGCAGTTACACATTCCAAGGAGCTTCATAGTGCCTCAACTTCGCAACATCATTCGAGCGACCGCTATTGTGTTTCTGCTTGCGCCGGGGATTTCGGCATCCATCATTGTCAACGATGGATCGATCGAAACACTTGTTGGCGTAGGTCCATCAGGACCTTATGACGTCGACTCCGTGAGTGGCGTGTGGAACGGCACGTCCTCATTCATGTTGTCGGAATGTGTCAGCCACATTTCGCTCAGCACAAATGGCGACAGCGCGACAACGGTGTTCGATTTTCAACGCTCAGGCGACTACTACGATCAGGCCGTTGGGCGAACGGCGATAACCTTTACATCAGTCATGGATCAGCCGTTTGTCCTCTCTGGTGGCATCGCAAACTTCACTGGGCACACCATTTGTGAAGCCTTACTCTATGACAACACAACGGGCGGCTACCTGTTCTATACGGCGCAACATAACTACTCGCCGGATCCCCATACCGTCGAACTAGGGCTCGGCGGCGGCAATGTGTACGGTGGAACTCAAGGAAGTTTGTTCGGCACATTGATTGCCGGACATAGCTACTACTGGACGGTGAGTGCGCTTACATCCAGTCGCGACAACGTGGATGATGGCGCGACCGGTATCGGCAGCTTCTCTCTACGTGTCGGTGACGCGCCGCCCATTGAGGCTGTTCCGGAACCCGCCTCCGTCGCAGTCTGGTCTTGTCTCGGGCTGATCGCCATCGGCGGCGCGTGGTGGGAAAAACGGCGCTCGCGTTAGTTGACTCGCACGGCGTGATCCCCTCAACCACTACCGCACTTCACTTACGCGCAAAGGAAAGCCATGAACCGTCCCCGAAACAACCGCCGTTTCAACTTCGAATCCCTCGAACGCCGCGAGCTCATGACCGCCGACCCTGGCTGGGCCTTTCTATTGGGCGGCGCGGGGTCGTTGTCGGCCGAATCGACCGTCACCGTCGGTCCGGATGACCACCTGTATGTGACTGGGTCGTTCACGGGCGCGATCGACTTCGATCCCGGTCCTGGCACGAACCAAGTTGTCACGCCCGTGAATGTGCAATACGGCTACATCGCCAAGTACACGCAGCAAGGAGGGCTCGTCTGGGCGAATACCTTCAGCGGCAACGGAAGCTGGGGCGAATTCAGCCGAGCGCTGGAGTTCGACGCCGCCGGGAGCTTGTACATCGCTGGCATGTCGAATTCGACGGCCACGCAATTCGGTTCGACGACCCTGGCGAGTCAAGGCAGCTATGACGTGTTCGTGGCCAAGGCGAGCGTGGCCACCGGCGCGTTCATCTGGGCGAAAGGCGTTGGCGGTCCGGGCGAAGAACAGGCCGTCGGATTGGCCGTGTCCGACGCAGGGGACGTGTACGTGACCGGCATGTTCTCTAACACGGTCGACTTCGATCCCGCGACCAACTCAGTCCACGAGCTTACTGCTGCCGGCAGTTCTGGCTTACAAGATGGCTACGTCTTGAAACTCAACTCGCAGGGCAATTTCGTTTGGGCTCGCCAATTCGGCGGAGAACAGTCCGACTCTGGCCACCGAATTGCGTTGGGTGACGATGGCGATGTCTACGCCGTGGGACATTTTCGTGGAACCGTCGACTTTGGCTCACCCGAGAATCCGCTGCCGCTGACAGGACCGGCATCAAACGCGTCCAACGCCTATTTCGTCAGGCTGGACCAATCGACCGGCGAAACGAACTGGGCCAGACAAATGAGCGGCGAAAGGAATGGGGCGGCTCGCGTTGCATTTGACGGGCTGGGCTCTGTTTACGTGGCCGGCGACTTTGACGGAAGCATCACTCTGGGCAGTGGCCCAACGCTACTGAGTGAAGGCGGCGCTGACGGGTACTTATCGAAATGGGATGCTGAGGGCAATGTCCTTTGGGCCGAATCATTCGGTGACGGCCCGGGTGACGCGTACTGTCACACGCTTCGCGTCGACGCTCAAGGCAGGCCCATGTTGGCGTTGAACTTTGATGGAACGGCCGATTTGGATCCAGGTCCTGGTCTCGCTAGTTTCACGAGCGTGGAC harbors:
- a CDS encoding serine/threonine-protein kinase; translation: MGIQAAEALDHAHQMGIVHRDIKPSNLMLDERGKLWVTDFGLARNQGDASMTMTGDLVGTLRYMSPEQALAKRITVDHRTDIYSLGVTLYELLTLRPAFPSNDRQETLRQIAFEEPTAPRKLDKSIPEELKTIILKAMEKNPEDRYATARDVADDLQRWVEHKPIVARAPGIGRRAMKLTRRYAGIVTTASVALCILVIVLACSLLLLNTAFQKEAQQRQLAEFEANLGQEVLTNALEVIDRTILTLGVRELKRYPETQELQFRLVTDALSVCEKMLRDAGDVGAAVRVLNMTQYLARVERQRGNAEVAAALEERARAVVTELSEQSTRDPALAATLVDEITEGLALSDVAKHQSITADLLFQLLPQFRRIPQNSENFYLEALAAEGVSRSAELSNKNKLKLLADLVERGQVHEAGLLDQYLVPVAFSTLYQAMARLYEEDAENAMAAVAWGHAAEYQERFFRHSKQPGYGTVAARCLLEQAEVALPEDREELFAKALELAAPREREQAIATGQLAAVLLRQNKLQEAEKLATRSVEIWRLLLKESSGLDIQTWFPSNPTISLSYETLGEVLELKGERKEVASLFEEEITMWRKFTESVDPPDQVCVRELARAQFAYGAFEIVAGNRKEARPPYQSALNDTRQSLLQVSRYPRGLPALHRLLAYQLLMSPAVRWRDHQSAFAHLVEARSTSDNKEGVEYIEALHSLRTGNSAAAIETLRSHKPSMALALAYALVPDEDAAINVVSKVHVETEHIYSGRGGLREYEVQLRELAKILAIDVREMKLATPFLERWIRRPLPGKTD